One Pseudomonas sp. B21_DOA genomic window, ATGCGGGCTGTGCAGCCGTAACACTGCACAGCCCACAACCTCATTGCAACCGCCGTTTCAGCGCGAAACGGCGGGTGCGAGTTCTTTGATCCCGTTCATGACACAAACCACCCGTACCAGCGCACTGAAATTCTTCACCCCGCCGTGACGCAGATGCACCTCACGGTCGACATGGGACAACAGTGTGCTGATCGAACAATGATTGGCCTCGGCCATGCCGCCGAGGATGTTCCAGTAGACCTGCTCGAGTCGCAGGCAGGTCGCAAATCCGTTGAGGCGAATCGATCGCGATAACGGCCGGATCAGATTCATGTCGAACTCGCTGACAAACGGATCGACTTTTATAACGTGCCGCGAAGCCGACATCCTGTCGCTTCGCCTGTCTCCTTCTACCATAGCGTTGACACTCCTTTGCCATGACTGCTGATTTATAAGGCAACATCCTGCGCCTTCATAAAAACTCAGTGACAAAGTTATCGCCATACGACTTGTTGACCAGCCTCGTAGGATAAGCCAACGACAATAGTAAGAGTCTGGACAGCGTGCGGACGACCTCAAGCCGTCCGCAGCGGCCGGGTCACTCCTCGAGCAGCGCGCGCAGCATCCACGCGGTTTTTTCGTGCACCTGCATGCGCTGAGTCAACAGGTCAGCGGTCGGCTCGTCGCTGACCTTGTCCAGCAGCGGGAAGATACCGCGTGCGGTACGGGTCACCGCTTCCTGGCCCTCGACCAACTGCTTGATCATGTCTTCGGCGCTCGGCACACCGACTTCTTCCTTAATAGAAGAAAGACGCGCGTAGGTCGCGTAGGCGCCCGGTGCCGGGAAGCCCAACGCACGGATACGCTCGGCGATTGAGTCGACGGCCAACGCCAGTTCGTTGTACTGCTCCTCGAACATCAAATGCAGCGTGCGGAACATCGGGCCGGTGACGTTCCAGTGAAAGTTATGGGTTTTCAGATACAGCACGTAGGTGTCCGACAGCAGTCGCGACAGCCCTTCGACGATGGATTTGCGGTCTTCTTCACTGATACCGATATCAATGGCCATGCTTACCCCCTAACAATGAGTGAATTCATCCAGCAGGTTCGCCCCCACTTTAGCAAGGCAAGCGCCGGCTCGCAGCTATGAATCGGTGACCTGACTGCGACAAATCGACCGTTTCCCTGCCGCTGGCCGGGCTGATTTGAGTAGCCGCAGGCTTTGCTGTTAAATAGGCAGTGTGTCGCCATGCCCTATTTTCCGGGGTGTTGCGCATAGGCTGATGCCGTGTACGTGTCCACCGCCTCTTATTTTGTCCTGAAGCGAACCGTGCGCCTTCAGCTCTTCCTTGTGAGCCGTCATAACGTGAGCCAATCAAAATGTTGAAAATCGTCCACCTGCTAATGGGCGCAGCAGCCTTGCTGCTGTCGTTCATACCCAGCCTGAAAGCCGAAG contains:
- a CDS encoding ribbon-helix-helix domain-containing protein, which translates into the protein MVEGDRRSDRMSASRHVIKVDPFVSEFDMNLIRPLSRSIRLNGFATCLRLEQVYWNILGGMAEANHCSISTLLSHVDREVHLRHGGVKNFSALVRVVCVMNGIKELAPAVSR
- a CDS encoding DNA starvation/stationary phase protection protein — protein: MAIDIGISEEDRKSIVEGLSRLLSDTYVLYLKTHNFHWNVTGPMFRTLHLMFEEQYNELALAVDSIAERIRALGFPAPGAYATYARLSSIKEEVGVPSAEDMIKQLVEGQEAVTRTARGIFPLLDKVSDEPTADLLTQRMQVHEKTAWMLRALLEE